The nucleotide window AGGGCTATGTATTAAAGGAAAATTTAATTATTGGCAATGAGCAGGTTTCAGCATGGATTACAACAGCAAATAGCGTCGTCATACAAAGCTTTGCTGATGTACTTGCTGCACCTAAAATACAAAGTACAACACTTATTTCGTTGACACGTGGTGCCTTTCTTCAACAAATTGATGAAGAAGGGTTACCACAAGAATGGTCTAAAGTTCAATTAGTCTCAGGTGAAACCGGTTATGTGCGAACTGAATGGGTGCAAGATCGTATAAAAGTATATACATTAAATGAGGAGTTATTCCGTCAGCAGGTTGTGCAAACAGCGTTTCGTTATTTAGGTACACCGTATCGTTGGGGAGGTAAATCACCTTTAGGCATTGACTGTTCAGGGCTTTGCTCCATGGCATATATGTTAAATGGTGCATATATTTATCGGGATGCAAATATTGTAGAGGGTTTCCCTTTACGCGAAATTACACAAGATGCTATGAAGCGAGGGGATTTAATTTTCTTCCCAGGTCATGTGGCAATGTATATTGGTGGCCAACACTATATTCATTCTTCGTTAGGTGGTAATGAAGTAAATATTAATAGTTTAAATCCACAGGATGAAAACTATCGAGAAGATTTAGCGACGACCATTACGGGGATTGGGAGTATATTTTAAAAGAAAAGCAACAGAAAAAGGTGATGAGTAGAAGTTTGAACTGAACCCCGAATAGTAGACACTTTAGAAAAAAGTGACCTATTCGGGGTTTTTTCTATTTTCATTCCTAGAAATCCCCGTTATACTGACCATACGATTTAAGAACGGGAGAACATCATGAGTAAAATAATTTTTAACGAACATCAACGTCGACAAATTGAACAGAATCCAAATGTCGTTTTGATAACCGATCGAT belongs to Solibacillus sp. FSL R7-0682 and includes:
- a CDS encoding C40 family peptidase, with amino-acid sequence MNAIVNVRIATLFLEPNLLAEVADEALYGMPVEIIEEIDESWVKIRTFYRYEGYVLKENLIIGNEQVSAWITTANSVVIQSFADVLAAPKIQSTTLISLTRGAFLQQIDEEGLPQEWSKVQLVSGETGYVRTEWVQDRIKVYTLNEELFRQQVVQTAFRYLGTPYRWGGKSPLGIDCSGLCSMAYMLNGAYIYRDANIVEGFPLREITQDAMKRGDLIFFPGHVAMYIGGQHYIHSSLGGNEVNINSLNPQDENYREDLATTITGIGSIF